The Candidatus Neomarinimicrobiota bacterium genome includes the window GGCAAGACTATCCTAGAGCTGGGCGGCAATAACGCCATTATCGTTGATGAGACAGCCGATCTGAAGCTGGCAATCCCGGCGATCCTTTTCGGAGCGGTCGGCACAACCGGCCAGCGATGCACTTCCACCCGCCGCGTCATCATTCAGAAAAACATCTTCAATGAGGTTAAAAACCGTCTGGTGGCGGCTTATGAACAGGTTATTATAGGCGATCCCCTGTCTGATGAAACACTCATGGGTCCCATGGTGTCGGCCAGCGCCGTGGAAGAATTCCGGGAAGCTGTAGAGGAAATTCAGAAACAGGGGGGTGAACTTGTCTGCGGCGGCAATGTTCTTGACGGGCCGGGATTTTTTGTGGAGCCGACCATCGTAAAGGTGAAGAACGACTATCCGCTTGTCCAGGAAGAGACATTTGCTCCCATACTTTATCTCATGGAGTATGATGATATTCCCGACGCCATCGCCAAACACAACGATGTACCGCAGGGACTTTCCAGCTCCATGTTTACCACCAATCTTAAGAGTGCGGAGAGATTTCTCTCTCATGCCGGTAGTGACTGTGGAATCGCTTGCATCAATATCGGCACATCAGGGGCAGAGATTGGCGGTGCATTCGGTGGTGAAAAAGAGACAGGCGGCGGACGGGAGTCGGGATCTGACGCCTGGAAAGTCTATATGCGCCGTCAGACCAATACCATCAACTGGGGCGATGAACTTCCTTTAGCCCAGGGGATTAAGTTCGGCGACTTTAGCGAATAAACTTGAAACGGGCGGCTAAAATTGCAAACGAGGTAAATAAATGAGTACGGTATCGGCAAATGATGTTCGCCAGACTCTGGCACAATATATTCTGACAGACGGCTTCGATCCGGTAGTCGATCTTGAAAAAAGTCACGGATCATGGGTTGTAGACGGCCGCGACGGGAGAGAGTATCTCGATCTCTTCTCCATGTTCGCTTCTATGCCGGTGGGATACAATCATCCGAAGGTTATTGAAGCCAAGGAGCGGCTGGCATCTTCAGCGTTCAATAAGCCGACAAATTCAGACATCTACTGCTCGCAGATGGCCGAATGTATCGACACATTCTTCAATATTGCTGTTCCCGATGTTTTCAAACATAGCTTCTTTATCGAAGGTGGTGCCCTAGGCATCGAAAACGCCCTCAAGGCTTCGTTCGACTGGAAAGTGAAGAAAAACTTCCTCAAGAACGGCAAAGCGGCAGAAGTCGGCTCACAGGTGATTCACTTCGAGCAGTGCTTTCACGGGCGGACAGGATACACTCTGTCGCTCACAAATACCGCTGATCCACGCAAGACTGCCTATTTCCCCATCTTTGACTGGCCGCGGATCGTCAATCCACGGGTCACCTTTCCGCTGAACGATGAAAACCTTGAGAGAGTAGCGACTCTCGAGAAACAGGCCGTGCAGCAGATAAAGAACTCTATTCATGAACGCGGTGATGATATCGCTGCTATGATCATTGAACCGATCCAGGGCGAGGGGGGAGATAACCATTTCCGCGCTGAATTCCTGGCACAGCTTCGCACCATCTGTGATGAGAACGAAATCATGCTCATCTTTGACGAAGTGCAGTCCGGCATGGGTCTTACAGGAAAAATGTGGGCATGGCAGAATTCAGGCGTTGCCCCTGATATGATGTGCTTCGGCAAGAAGACGCAAGTGTGCGGCTTTGTCAGCAGTGACAGGATTGACGAGATACCCGATAACGTATTCAACGAGTCCAGCAGGATAAACTCGACGTGGGGCGGTAATCTTACCGACATGGTGCGGCTTACTATCTATCTCGAGATTATGCGTGAGGAAAATCTTGTTGAGCAAGCCGCTAACAACGGTATATATCTACTTAACGCTATCGAAGCTTTGCAAGCCGACTATGCCGATATTGTATCAAACGCCAGAGGAGTGGGACTCATGTGTGCTTTTGATCTTCCCGATGGGGATACAAGAGATAAAGTTGTAAATCTCATTCTCCAGAACGGGGCGATCATACTGGGAAGTGGGACACATACCGTCCGCTTTCGTCCGCCGCTTAACATATCACAGGAAGAAATCGATACCGGCATTTCAATTATCAGGAAGTCCCTCGACGCCCTGCGCAACTGAGGTCCGATCTCCATCGCTACACTCTACATCGTCGCTACTCCCATCGGTAATCTTGGCGATATCACTCTGAGGGCAATTGACACTCTAAAAAGTGTCGATCTCATTCTCGCTGAAGATACGCGCCACAGTCGAAAGCTGTTGACCCACTATGATATAAAGAAGCCGCTGCTAAGCTACCATGAACATAATGAGGAGCAGCGTACGCCCAAAATAATCGAGAAGCTACAAAGTGGGTTGAATATTGCGCTGATCAGCGATGCAGGGACTCCGGGTATCAGCGATCCCGCTTACCGGCTCGTCCGTGCCTGTGCTCAGGCGGGACTGGACGTGACATCCATCCCGGGACCATCATCTGTCGTTGCCGCTGTTGTTCAGTCTGGACTTCCCACAGATAGATTTGTCTTTGAGGGATTCTTACCGAGAAAGAAGGGGCGCAAATCACGTCTCAAGATGTTATCGCAAGAGGAGAGAACCATCGTTATATTTGAATCACCTGAACGGACGTTGAAGACGTTAAAGGACTGTTTCCAGTTAATGGGGAACCGGCCTCTGTCCGTCTGCCGTGAATTGACGAAATTGCACGAAGAAGTATACCGGGGCGATACGCATGGAGCGGTTGACTATTTTAGCAGGAGGAAGCCCAAAGGAGAGATTGTGATCGTTATCGGCAAAGATGATCCGAATGTCTATTTCGATTGACTGTGTCAGCGATGAGCGGAATTTTTATCACATTTGAAGGAATTGACGGCTGTGGCAAGTCGACCCAGGCCGATCTGCTTGAGAATCATCTTAAGAGTATCAGACAAGATGTGATCTCTGTGAGGGAACCCGGTGGAACTGATATATCCGAAAGGATAAGGGAGGTACTGTTAAGTACAGACAACCGTATGATGAGTAAACGTACTGAAGCGCTTCTTCTGGCAGCCAGCAGGGCACAGCTGACGCTGGAGACCATTGTCCCCGCTCTTGAATCAGGAAAGGTAGTCCTATGTGATCGCTATCTCGATTCTACGCTTGCCTATCAGGGTTACGGTCGTCAGCTTCCCGTCGAATGGCTACAACAGATCAACAGCACGGCAATCACACCGGACATTACCTTTTATGTCGATATCCCGGTTGACGAGGCTATGGCACGCATGAAAGGCAAAACACTCGACAGAATGGAGGAGGAAGGAACTACGTTTCTCAAACGTGTAAAAGACGGTTATCTGACCCTTGCGCAAAAGTATTCGGCAAGATATATTGTTCTTGATGGCACAGCTGATGTCAATTCACTTCACAACACTATCAGAAAGGAAATAGAAAAAAAGGATGACAAAGATTAGACAACACGTAAGGCTGAGATCAGTCCTGATTATCACAATTATGATAGTGGGGGTATCTTCGTTACTTATCGGCAGGAGTGATCTTTACCGTGACATCTCGGATAACTGGAAGTTCGTCTTTGAGGTTTACAAGCGTATCATGACCCATTACGCCGAACAGATTGATCCCAAAAAGTTGGCGGAGGCAGGCGTGAAGGGGATGATGGCAGAATTGGATCCCTACACGGTTTATCTTGAAGAGACCGATAATCACAATCTTGACCTTCTGACCAAAGGTAATTACGGCGGTGTCGGAATTCAATTGGGTGAACGGGATGATTCTCTGACGGTCATTTCTCCCATGGACGATTCGCCAGCAAAACGAAGTGGGATTTTGCCGGGTGACAAGATAATTGCCGTTGACGGTGAGTCAACATACGATATGAATCTGGATGACGCCGCCAGCCGGATTCGCGGCAAACGAGGCACGAAAGTTATTTTGACGATACTGCGCTATGGCGAGAGCGAGAATCTCGACTTTGAACTGACCAGAGCTGTCATCACCGTTGAAGATGTATCATTTGCCGGCATCGTGCAGGATGACGTGGGCTATATTCGTCTTTCCCGCTTTTCCAAGAACTCCCCCCAAGAAGTAAGGAAAGCACTGAAGAATCTCAAAGAGCAAGACGCAAACAAGATCGTTCTCGATTTGAGGGGGAATTCAGGTGGTCTTCTGGACGCAGCCATTCGAATCCTGGAGATGGTGACCGACAAAGGAGATCCTCTTCTTTCTACCAGCGGGCGTAATCAGGAGGCTGAAAGGGAATTTGTCTCTCAGATTGATCCTGTTATCGACTCTTCCATCGCTTTGGCTATTCTCATCGACGGTGGCAGCGCCTCAGCAAGTGAAATTATTGCCGGCACCGTTCAGGACCTCGACCGGGGTATAATTATTGGAACCCAATCGTTTGGCAAAGGACTGGTTCAATCTATTTACTCCATCGATGATGACCGGTCGCTGAAGCTGACAACGGCAAAATATTACATCCCGTCTGGCAGACTGATCCAGAAGCCGGGTTATGTAGATAAAGAGATAGTAATCGGCTGGACGGAGGAGGATTCCGTTTTTTCCACCATGAACGGCAGGAGAGTGACGGCCAAAGGGGGAATAACACCCGATATCTCGGTAGAACAGATGAAGATTCCGCCACTGACGCGCGAATGCTGGCGACGAGGTTTCTTCTTTCAGTTCAGTACAGTCTATCTTGCAGATCACGATCCGGTCATGCCTGTTTCTGTGGATGATGCCATGCTGGAAGAATTCAGACAATTCGTTGATACCAAAAAGGTGAAACTCAGTTTGAAGGGGGAAAAACAATTCACCACCTTGGAAGAGGAGTTGGACAGTATTGCAGTTGAAGACCTCCGCATTAAACAATCACTCACTGTGCTGCACAACTATTTTGATAGATCAAAAGACAATCTTTTTGAGAATGAGAAAGAATATCTAGCACTCGGACTTGAAAGAGAAATGTCGTCTATCATTGGTGGCATATCGGCAAGGATTGAATCATCATTTGATGATGATCCGGTTATTCTGAAGACAATTGAAGTTCTGAGCGACAAGATTGCGTACGATAACACATTGAACATTGCTGAATTCTAGTACTACCAGAAGCTACCATTGTATTGATTTTCCCACGATCACAGTCTAAATTCGCCACGCTTTCGGGGCGATTAGCTCAGTTGGTTAGAGTGCTTGCTTGACATGCAAGAGGTCACTGGTTCAAGTCCAGTATCGCCCACAATAAGTTTGATGTTGACAGATGAAAGACATTTATGAAAGAGATTACGGTTACCGTACCTGGATACGATCCGAACACTTATCCTGCCAATACCCCTGCATCTGAAATCCTCCAAGATATAGCTCCAAAATCAACCGGCAACGCCGTCGCTGCCAGGATGAACGGTCAGTTGTGGGATTGGCATCGAGGGGTAAGTGAAGATGGGGAGTTGGAGGCTGTCGCAGCCGATTCGGATGAAGGTCATTCAATCCTCCTGCACAGCACGGCGCACCTGATGGCACAGGCTGTCAAGCAACTCTATCCAGAAGCCAAGGTAACCATTGGTCCTACTATAGAAAATCGATTCTACTACGATTTCGACATGGAAATACCATTCACTGATGAAGATCTCTCCAAGATTGAGGAGCGGATGAGAGAACTCGCCGCTGAAGGTTTGGCTATAGACCGTCAGGAGCTTCCGAGGAAAGAGGCACTATCACTTTTTAAGAAAATGGGCGAGAGCTACAAAGTAGAGATTGTAGATGGAATTGCTGACGACGAATCCTTATCTGCCTATACCCAGGGAGACTTTACGGATTTGTGCCGAGGACCACACGTTCCGTCAACTGACTTCATCAAGCACTTTAAACTCCTTAATACGGCAGGAGCCTATTGGCGCGGTGATGAAAGTAACAAAATGCTGCAGAGAATTTATGGGACCGCTTTCGCTACAAAAAAACGGCTGAAGCAGTACCTTCACTTTCTCGAGGAAGCCAAGAAACGTGATCACCGCAAACTTGGCAAAGAACTTGAATTATTTTCCTTCGATGATGAAGTAGGGCCCGGTCTTCCCTTATGGCTTCCTAACGGAGCTATCATTATCGATGAACTGGAAAATCTGGCCAGGGAGACCGAAAAAAAGGCGGGTTACCAGCGCGTACGGACACCACATATAACTAAGGGAACATTATATGAAAAATCCGGGCATCTGAAACATTACAGAGACAGTATGTATCCCGCCATGGATGTGGACGGGGTTAACTATTATATCAAACCGATGAATTGTCCTCATCACCACAAAATCTATGCTTCTTCGCCCAGAAGTTATCGCGATTTACCCGTTCGGTTAGCCGAATATGGTACCTGTTACCGGTACGAAAAATCCGGTCAGCTCTTTGGACTGATGCGAGTACGAAGTATGCAGATGAATGATGCACACATCTACTGTACAGAAGATCAGTTAAAGGAAGAATTTCTGGCCGTTAGTAATATCTACATGGAATATTTCTCTATCTTTGGAATTGAAAAATACGAGATGGATTTATGCGTTCATTCAGCTGATGGATTAGGAAATAAATATGTCAATGAACCGGAACTTTGGATTAAGACTGAACAGGCTGTACGTGAAGCATTGGATGAAGGGAATATCAATTATGTTGAAATTCCCGGTGAAGCAGCTTTCTACGGACCCAAAATTGATGTCCAGGTTTGGAGCGCTATCGGGAAAAAATTTACCCTTGCAACCAATCAGGTTGATTTCGCTATTCCCTCAAGATTTGATTTAACCTATACAAACGAGAAAAACGAAGAAGAAACGCCACTGTGTATCCACAGGGCCCCGCTCGGTACTCATGAACGTTTTATTGGATTTTTAATCGAACATTTCGGCGGTGATTTTCCTCTATGGCTGGCACCGACACAGATCATCATTCTACCTGTATCTGATAAATTTATCGATTATGCGGAGCAGTTAAGTAAGCAGCTGACTGCTGAAGGTTTTCGAGTTGAGGTTGACAGTCGCTCTGACAAGATCGGTGCCAAAATCCGGAATGCCGAAATGAGAAAGATTAGCGTTATGTTTATTGTTGGAGGAAGGGAGTCTGAGAAAGGCACCGTTTCTGTCCGGAGAAGGTTTACAGGTGATCTGGGCGAAAAGTCGGTGGACGAAATAGTGGACGACCTGAAACGTGAAATCAAAAACAAAAGGAGGCAAGAGATATCGCAAAAGTAGAAAAAATCAGAGTAAATGGACGTATCCGTGCAAAAGAGCTTCTCCTTATCGCTGAAGACGGGGAGCAGTTGGGCGTTGTCGATCTTGACTCGGCGCTCGATCGGGCACAACAATCTGGTCTCGATCTGGTTGAAGTTGCACCTAAAGCTGATCCGCCTGTCTGCCGTATCATGGACTATGGCAAACTGAAATATGATACCAAGAAAAAACAGCATGAAGGCAAGAAAAAACAGCATGTAATTAAAATAAAAGAGGTTAGATTTCGCCCCCAAATAAGCGATCATGATTTCGAAACTAAGGTTAGACATGCAAGAAAGTTCATTAGCGACGGGAACAAAGTAAAAGTAACCATCATGTTCCGAGGCAGGGAAATGTCAAGACAGGATTTAGGCGAGAATGTTGTATCGCGCGTCATTGAAACGCTTGCGGACTGTGCTGAAGTGGAAAAGAGGGGAGCTTTGGAAGGTCGTCGTTTTTCGGTGATGCTGACGCCAAAATAGAGGAGTTTAAATATGCCAAAGATGAAGACACGGCGTGGTGCAGCGAAACGGTTCTCTGTGACGGCAAGCGGTAAAGTACGCAAGAATAAAGCTAATAAAGCTCATCTTCTCACGAGAAAGAGCCAGGATCGCAAACGCAATCTGCGACACGGCGACAATGTTAGTAGTGCCGATAAAAAACGCGTCAAAAAGATGCTTGGAATTTAGGAGTCAGAAATGGCAAGAGTCACTAGTTCAGTTGCACGACGCAAGAGGCATAAGAAGGTACTCAAACAGGCCAAAGGTTACTACGGGGCCCGCAGCCGCCTCTTCCGAACAGCTAAAGAAGCTGTTGACCGGGCGATGCTCTACAGTTACAGGGACCGCCGACAGAGAAAACGGATGATGAGAAGATTATGGATTACCAGGATCAATGCCGCGGCCCGTCTCAACGGTACCACATATTCTGCCCTGATAGCTGCTTGCAAAGCTAAAGATGTCATGATCAACCGGAAGATGCTTTCGGATATTGCTGTCAGTGAGCCCGCTGCATTTTCGCAAATCGTCACTACGGTAATGGGGAAAGCTTGAGGTAAAAAGACTTTTATCCCACGGTTATAATTCGTACTCTATCCCGCACTTTTGTAGCACATGAAATCCGCTGTATTATCCGGCGGATTCTCTTTTACGATTAGAGGAATAAAGCTAATTTCTATTTCACCCTAAACCCTTATTAAATGTTCTTGTCTGATGAAATAGCCGCACTTCGAGCCGAATTCCAGCAGGCCATCGACTCTGCCGATACGAACAGGCCTGAGACGATAGAGAATCTGCGTATAAAATATCTGGGTCGAAAGGGAGCGGTGGCAGCACTGTTTGCACAACTCGGCCAGGCTGATGCCAAAGACAGACCCAAGCTGGGGCAGCTTCTCAACCAGTTGAAGCAAGACCTCATCGAATCGCTGGAATCGTTACAAAGTGGGGTGCAGACAGGTATCGGGGTGGAGACTGGCGTGGGAGATCAGTCTCTGCCGGGAGACTATTTTCCCCTCGGTTCACTTCATCCCATTGAGCAGACTCTCCATGAAGTGAAAAGAATCTTCGCCTCCATCGGTTTTGCCGTGGCATACGGTCCTGAAGTAGATGACGACTACCACAACTTCGAAGCATTGAATATTCCCAAGCACCACCCCGCCCGCGATATGCAGGACACCTTCTATGTGTCCCCTGATGTAGTTCTCAGAACTCATACATCTAATACTCAGATTCATGTGATGGAGAATCAGGATCCGCCTGTGCGGGTTATCTGTCCTGGGCGCGTTTACCGCCATGAAGCCATTAGCGTTCGTAGCTACTGCATGTTTCACCAGGTGGAAGGATTATATGTCAACCGGAACGTCTCTTTCGCCGAGATGAAGGGTACACTGGAATACTTTAACCACCAGTTTTTCGGCTCTGATGTAAAATCAAGATTTCGCCCAAGTTTCTTTCCCTTTACAGAGCCGAGTGCAGAAGTGGATATCTCATGTATAGTCTGCGGCGGAAAAGGGTGTTCTCTATGTAAAAAGACGGGATGGCTGGAGATACTGGGCTGCGGCATGGTAGATCCTAAAGTGTATGAATTCGTAGGATACGATACTGAAGAGTGTCGCGGTTATGCATTCGGTATGGGCATTGAACGACTGGCCATGTTAAAGTACCAGATTGATGATATCAGGCTTTTCTTCAACGGCGACGTCCGTTTCCTGAGGCAGTTCGTATGATTATCGTTATTGACTGGCTGAAAGACTACGTCGACATCGACCTCTCTCCTGAAGAACTGGCTGATCTGCTGACCAATTCAGGTCTTGAATCAGACGTTATTTTGGATGGAAGAGCTCTCGATATTGAATTGACACCAAACAGACCCGACTGTATGTCTCATCTCGGGGTTGCAAGGGATATTGCCGTCCTTACGGGAAGAACGTTGAGCCCGCCGCAGTTCACGCTGAAAGAGAATGATCAGAAGGCCCATGATGATGTTGCTATCGAAATCATCGACAAGAAAGAATGTCCCCGCTATGCCTGCCGCGTGGTGAAGAACGTCAAGGTCAGCACTTCGCCCCAGTGGATTGTGGAGAGGCTTGAAATGGGAGGAATTAGAAGTATCAATAATATTGTTGATGTTTCTAACTATGTCCTTCTTGAACTTGGACACCCCCTGCACACATTCGACCTGCTGCAGATCGCTGGAGCAAAGATAATCGTCAGGCTTGCCAAAAAAGGGGAAACAATTACTACCCTTGACGGTGAGGAGCAGAAACTTACAGCGGACCATCTTCTGATTTGTGATGGGGAAAAACCTGTTGCACTGGCCGGAGTGATGGGAGGGGAGAATTCCGAAGTGTCAGATGCGACAACGGATGTTCTCATCGAAAGCGCCTTTTTTGATCCTGTGACGGTGCGCAAAGGTTCGAAAGCGCTCGGTTTGAGTACTGAGGCATCCAAACGATTTGAGCGCGGTACAGATTACGAAGGACTCATCACAGCTCTGAACAGGACGGCCTCCATGCTGGCAGAGATTGCGGGTGGTGAAATCAGTAGCGGAATTGTGGATGCTTATCCCGAACAGATTGAAATTTCTCCAATTCGCTTCCGCACAAACGTCGCCTCGGCAACAGCCGGCATCAATTTTGAAACTTTATTTATTGAACAAACATTTGAAGGGTTAGGTATATCGTACACCCCAACAGATGACGGTTACAACTGTACCCCACCCACATTTCGCCCTGATCTTGAAAGAGAAATCGATCTAACAGAAGAGCTTGTCCGGGTTTACGGCTTCAGCCGTATTGATTCAGATTTATCGTACGCGGGATATCTGTCTGATGTAACGTGGGATCCCGGAGATTATCTGGATGAATTGAGGCAATTCTTCGTCGGATTGGGATTCAATGAAGTTTCTACCAACAGTCTCATTCACAAGCGTGAGGCCGGACATTTTACAGCAAGTGGTGCAGTGGAACTCCAGAATCCTATCAGCCGTGATATGGCGGTCCTCAGGACATCACTTTTTCCCGGACTGCTGAAAGCTGTTAGCCACAATCTGAAACGCGGAGAAAATGATCTTTCTCTCTTTGAGCATGGAATGATATTCGCGGCAAGTTCAGAATCCAAGACAGGATGTGAAGAGACTGAACAGTTAGCCGGAATTATTTGTGGCAATCAAATCCCCCGACAGTGGAAAAGGGGGGAGGAGTCTGCCGATTTTTACACTGTAAAGGGAATTGCAGATGCGGTGGCGAGATTCCTCAGTATTAAGGACTATAGTGTAAGCGCTAGCAACAGCCGTCAATTATTTAACCCCGGTCAAGTTCTCATCAATGGAGCAGGTGAGTATCTAGTGGAGTTTGGCCTTTTTTCAGCAGATGCTTTGGCCTATTACGACATCGAGGTGCCACTGTTCGGTTTTCGCCTTTCACTCGAAAGGATAAGAGAGAAGATGTCAAAGAATATTATACATCAGCCTCCTCCAAAACACCCTGGGATCTTGCGAGATCTTTCATTCCTCCTGCAGCACAAACATCCTGTAGGAGAGATAGAAAAGGTGATCAGAGAAAACGGCACTGACCTCCTGACGCGGCTGTCTCTTTATGATCTCTATGAAGGTGACCAGATCGAAAAAGATCAGAAGAGTGTCACTTTCAGCCTGTTCTTCAGGGATGATAAAAGAACATTAAAAGACGAGGAAGTTGACGATATTGTCGCTGGAATAATTTCCGAGACTTCAAAACGATTCAGTGCTAAATTACGTTAAGTTATGGAACTGTCTCTCCCAAATTTCCAATCATTAGAAAAACGGATAAAGCAGCTCTCCGAAGAGTTGAGTATCATCCGTTCAAGAACCCCGTCCGGCGGTGAAAGTGTGGTGATCCCCGATGAAACTAGGGAAAAGATCATCAGCAAAATTGAGAATCTGCTTGAAATTCTTGATGAGTTTTAACTTGCCATCCGTTTTGAAATAGTGAGGTTGCTATGAGTGATCCCCAGGAAAATCTGGTCCGAGTTTCCATCTTCGGTCAGGAATACACGGTAAAAGCACATGCCGATTCAAATTATATTGCAGATGTCGCCCAATACGTCGATAAGAAAATGCGGGAAGTGGAGGATACCCTTCCTTCAGCTCAGTCCAGTACTAGAATTGCCATCCTCGCTGCCATGAGCATTACAGACGACCTCTTCTCTTCAAAGCGGGAGAAAAAGAATGTGATCGATCAGGTTGAAGATAAGGCGGCGGCCCTCGTTGAAATCCTGGATGAATCTCTAGTATCAGGTTGATAGCACTCTAGCGTGCTATAGTAATTGCCTGATTGAATTTACTAAAATCGCCTCCGTTTTAACATTTAAGGAGAAATATTATGTTAGATCGAATAGAAACCCAGGTTCTCTCCGGCAAGGAGGTGGCAAAAGATGTCTATGCTAATCTGCAGACTAAAGTAGAAGAGGTAAAATCTAACGGCACGGTTCCGGGTCTGGCGGCGATTCTCGTGGGAGAGGATCCTGCTTCTCAAGTTTATGTGAGGAGTAAGACGAGAAGATTCAATAAACTGGGACTGCACTCCGAGACCATCCGTTTCCCTGCTGATATAGAGGAGGCTGATTTGCTGGCTGAAATCAGACGGTTGAACAGTGATCCACTATTTCATGGCATTCTCGTTCAGTTGCCGTTGCCCAGAGAGCTCGATTCAGATAAAATCCTGTACGAAGTTTCACCCGAAAAGGATGTGGACGGTTTCCATCCGGTCAATCTTGGACGACTTGCTGCAGGATCACCGCGATTCATTCCTTGCACGCCAAAGGGTATTCTGAGGATACTCCAGTATAACGAAGTAGCCACTGAAGGAAGACACGTTGTAGTAGTAGGGAGGAGCACCATCGTCGGAAGACCCATGTCTCTCTTGCTCAGTCTCAAGACTCCCACAGGAAATGCGACAACGACCATTTGCCATTCAAGGACTCCGGACATTGGATCGTTCACACGGCAGGCTGATATCGTAATCGCCGCCGTCGGCGTTGCACAAATGATCACCGGTGACATGATCCAGCCTGGTGCTGCAATCATTGATGTGGGAATCAACAGGGTGGCAGATGATTCTGAGAAGGGTTA containing:
- the lat gene encoding L-lysine 6-transaminase codes for the protein MSTVSANDVRQTLAQYILTDGFDPVVDLEKSHGSWVVDGRDGREYLDLFSMFASMPVGYNHPKVIEAKERLASSAFNKPTNSDIYCSQMAECIDTFFNIAVPDVFKHSFFIEGGALGIENALKASFDWKVKKNFLKNGKAAEVGSQVIHFEQCFHGRTGYTLSLTNTADPRKTAYFPIFDWPRIVNPRVTFPLNDENLERVATLEKQAVQQIKNSIHERGDDIAAMIIEPIQGEGGDNHFRAEFLAQLRTICDENEIMLIFDEVQSGMGLTGKMWAWQNSGVAPDMMCFGKKTQVCGFVSSDRIDEIPDNVFNESSRINSTWGGNLTDMVRLTIYLEIMREENLVEQAANNGIYLLNAIEALQADYADIVSNARGVGLMCAFDLPDGDTRDKVVNLILQNGAIILGSGTHTVRFRPPLNISQEEIDTGISIIRKSLDALRN
- the rsmI gene encoding 16S rRNA (cytidine(1402)-2'-O)-methyltransferase, which codes for MATLYIVATPIGNLGDITLRAIDTLKSVDLILAEDTRHSRKLLTHYDIKKPLLSYHEHNEEQRTPKIIEKLQSGLNIALISDAGTPGISDPAYRLVRACAQAGLDVTSIPGPSSVVAAVVQSGLPTDRFVFEGFLPRKKGRKSRLKMLSQEERTIVIFESPERTLKTLKDCFQLMGNRPLSVCRELTKLHEEVYRGDTHGAVDYFSRRKPKGEIVIVIGKDDPNVYFD
- the tmk gene encoding dTMP kinase, with translation MSGIFITFEGIDGCGKSTQADLLENHLKSIRQDVISVREPGGTDISERIREVLLSTDNRMMSKRTEALLLAASRAQLTLETIVPALESGKVVLCDRYLDSTLAYQGYGRQLPVEWLQQINSTAITPDITFYVDIPVDEAMARMKGKTLDRMEEEGTTFLKRVKDGYLTLAQKYSARYIVLDGTADVNSLHNTIRKEIEKKDDKD
- a CDS encoding S41 family peptidase; this translates as MTKIRQHVRLRSVLIITIMIVGVSSLLIGRSDLYRDISDNWKFVFEVYKRIMTHYAEQIDPKKLAEAGVKGMMAELDPYTVYLEETDNHNLDLLTKGNYGGVGIQLGERDDSLTVISPMDDSPAKRSGILPGDKIIAVDGESTYDMNLDDAASRIRGKRGTKVILTILRYGESENLDFELTRAVITVEDVSFAGIVQDDVGYIRLSRFSKNSPQEVRKALKNLKEQDANKIVLDLRGNSGGLLDAAIRILEMVTDKGDPLLSTSGRNQEAEREFVSQIDPVIDSSIALAILIDGGSASASEIIAGTVQDLDRGIIIGTQSFGKGLVQSIYSIDDDRSLKLTTAKYYIPSGRLIQKPGYVDKEIVIGWTEEDSVFSTMNGRRVTAKGGITPDISVEQMKIPPLTRECWRRGFFFQFSTVYLADHDPVMPVSVDDAMLEEFRQFVDTKKVKLSLKGEKQFTTLEEELDSIAVEDLRIKQSLTVLHNYFDRSKDNLFENEKEYLALGLEREMSSIIGGISARIESSFDDDPVILKTIEVLSDKIAYDNTLNIAEF
- the thrS gene encoding threonine--tRNA ligase, with amino-acid sequence MKEITVTVPGYDPNTYPANTPASEILQDIAPKSTGNAVAARMNGQLWDWHRGVSEDGELEAVAADSDEGHSILLHSTAHLMAQAVKQLYPEAKVTIGPTIENRFYYDFDMEIPFTDEDLSKIEERMRELAAEGLAIDRQELPRKEALSLFKKMGESYKVEIVDGIADDESLSAYTQGDFTDLCRGPHVPSTDFIKHFKLLNTAGAYWRGDESNKMLQRIYGTAFATKKRLKQYLHFLEEAKKRDHRKLGKELELFSFDDEVGPGLPLWLPNGAIIIDELENLARETEKKAGYQRVRTPHITKGTLYEKSGHLKHYRDSMYPAMDVDGVNYYIKPMNCPHHHKIYASSPRSYRDLPVRLAEYGTCYRYEKSGQLFGLMRVRSMQMNDAHIYCTEDQLKEEFLAVSNIYMEYFSIFGIEKYEMDLCVHSADGLGNKYVNEPELWIKTEQAVREALDEGNINYVEIPGEAAFYGPKIDVQVWSAIGKKFTLATNQVDFAIPSRFDLTYTNEKNEEETPLCIHRAPLGTHERFIGFLIEHFGGDFPLWLAPTQIIILPVSDKFIDYAEQLSKQLTAEGFRVEVDSRSDKIGAKIRNAEMRKISVMFIVGGRESEKGTVSVRRRFTGDLGEKSVDEIVDDLKREIKNKRRQEISQK
- the infC gene encoding translation initiation factor IF-3; the encoded protein is MRVNGRIRAKELLLIAEDGEQLGVVDLDSALDRAQQSGLDLVEVAPKADPPVCRIMDYGKLKYDTKKKQHEGKKKQHVIKIKEVRFRPQISDHDFETKVRHARKFISDGNKVKVTIMFRGREMSRQDLGENVVSRVIETLADCAEVEKRGALEGRRFSVMLTPK
- the rpmI gene encoding 50S ribosomal protein L35 encodes the protein MPKMKTRRGAAKRFSVTASGKVRKNKANKAHLLTRKSQDRKRNLRHGDNVSSADKKRVKKMLGI
- the rplT gene encoding 50S ribosomal protein L20 — encoded protein: MARVTSSVARRKRHKKVLKQAKGYYGARSRLFRTAKEAVDRAMLYSYRDRRQRKRMMRRLWITRINAAARLNGTTYSALIAACKAKDVMINRKMLSDIAVSEPAAFSQIVTTVMGKA